The Rhododendron vialii isolate Sample 1 chromosome 6a, ASM3025357v1 genome includes a window with the following:
- the LOC131330181 gene encoding VQ motif-containing protein 4-like, which produces MENTQKALERENPSLQTSPKSNNICITTNNNDVESPSTPKHIPKSETNGFPTTFIHADTNSFKQVVQMLTGSPETATKQASKPGGPVKTRPKKPGFKLHERRNSTLKNLKIITGLSPTGHTKILSPSFLDLQKLDIRDRSSSPSSCNFLSLEEKLVAERGFYLLGSPVTTPQGSEPQLLPLFPLTSPRVSGTS; this is translated from the coding sequence ATGGAGAATACACAAAAggccctagagagagagaacccatCTCTGCAGACCTCCCCTAAAAGCAATAACATATGTATCACCACCAATAACAATGATGTTGAAAGCCCTTCAACACCAAAACACATACCCAAATCAGAAACCAATGGCTTTCCAACAACCTTTATTCATGCAGACACAAACTCCTTCAAACAAGTGGTCCAAATGCTCACTGGTTCCCCAGAAACCGCCACCAAACAAGCCTCCAAACCAGGCGGTCCAGTCAAGACCCGACCCAAGAAACCAGGTTTCAAGCTCCATGAGAGAAGGAACAGTACTCTCAAGAACCTCAAGATCATCACCGGGCTTTCGCCCACAGGTCACACCAAGATATTGTCACCCAGTTTTCTTGACCTACAAAAGCTTGATATTCGTGATAGGTCTTCTTCACCTTCATCAtgtaattttctctctctagaagaaAAACTTGTTGCAGAGAGAGGGTTTTATCTTCTTGGATCGCCCGTAACAACGCCCCAAGGGTCGGAGCCTCAGCTTCTGCCATTGTTTCCGTTGACTTCCCCAAGAGTTTCGGGTACTTCTTGA